In Micromonospora sp. NBC_01813, the following are encoded in one genomic region:
- a CDS encoding MFS transporter: MASRRSVGFRYVASPMSVLTGNRDFRRLLLAELVVFGADWFVMVPLLVLLPELTGSGVWGALLLAADTGIHALLLPFTGTLADRFDRRKILIAANLAAVLAVLLLLAVRTPQTAWLALLAIAALAVAKACYSPAAQAALPNVVSAEELPAANVFAGSAWGTMAIVGASLGGLLSAAFGPYACFWIAAAALLVAAGVTTMIHRPMQAPRDAALPTLRTLAAIRETLAYIARRPQVLALVTAKSAVGLGNGVLTLFPLLAGVYGVGAIGTGLLFAVRGAGAVVGPLLMRPVLNRRAWLLTGLAMSMSVYGLSYASVALVTWFPLVLALVFLAHLGGGSNWVLSNYALQAVVPDRLRGRVFAADLMLATLAISVSQLLVASVIDTLDTRIILAACGLVTITYATGWWLVTRRFSLAAPVDDDAATGTH; this comes from the coding sequence ATGGCATCCCGTCGGTCGGTAGGGTTTCGGTACGTGGCCTCACCGATGTCGGTCCTTACCGGAAACCGGGATTTCCGGCGGCTGCTCCTCGCCGAGTTGGTCGTCTTCGGCGCGGACTGGTTCGTCATGGTGCCCCTGCTGGTGCTGCTACCGGAGTTGACCGGCAGCGGGGTCTGGGGAGCGCTGCTCCTCGCCGCCGACACCGGCATCCATGCCCTGCTGCTGCCGTTCACCGGGACCCTCGCCGACCGGTTCGACCGTCGCAAGATCCTGATCGCGGCGAACCTGGCTGCGGTGCTGGCGGTGTTGCTGCTGCTGGCCGTCCGTACGCCGCAGACGGCCTGGCTGGCGCTGCTGGCGATCGCCGCGCTCGCGGTGGCCAAGGCCTGCTATTCGCCGGCTGCCCAGGCGGCACTTCCGAATGTGGTCTCCGCCGAGGAACTGCCCGCTGCCAACGTCTTCGCCGGTTCGGCCTGGGGCACGATGGCGATCGTCGGGGCGTCGCTGGGTGGGTTGCTCAGCGCGGCGTTCGGCCCGTACGCCTGTTTCTGGATCGCGGCCGCCGCGCTGCTGGTTGCCGCCGGGGTGACCACGATGATCCACCGGCCGATGCAGGCTCCCCGCGACGCCGCGCTGCCGACGCTGCGGACCCTGGCGGCGATCCGGGAGACGTTGGCCTACATCGCCCGCCGGCCGCAGGTGCTCGCCCTGGTGACCGCGAAGAGCGCGGTCGGACTCGGTAACGGCGTACTCACCCTGTTCCCGCTGCTGGCCGGGGTGTACGGGGTCGGCGCGATCGGCACCGGGCTGCTGTTCGCGGTGCGTGGTGCCGGTGCGGTGGTCGGCCCGCTGCTGATGCGCCCGGTGTTGAACCGGCGGGCCTGGCTGCTCACCGGGCTGGCGATGTCGATGTCGGTGTACGGGCTCTCCTATGCCAGTGTCGCGTTGGTCACCTGGTTTCCGCTGGTGCTCGCCCTGGTGTTCCTGGCGCATTTGGGCGGCGGCAGCAACTGGGTGCTGTCCAACTACGCCCTGCAGGCGGTGGTGCCGGACCGGTTGCGCGGACGGGTCTTCGCCGCCGACCTGATGCTGGCCACCCTGGCGATCTCGGTGAGCCAGCTGCTGGTGGCCAGTGTGATCGACACGCTGGACACCCGGATCATCCTCGCCGCGTGTGGGCTGGTGACCATCACGTACGCGACCGGCTGGTGGCTGGTGACCCGCCGGTTCTCGTTGGCCGCTCCGGTCGACGACGACGCCGCCACCGGAACGCACTGA
- a CDS encoding SPFH domain-containing protein: protein MERAVFRVSGFLAIGALAALGLLTAVIVLIAVGPPTDFAASAGAVAWLVVPATIYAAVLAVMATGFTVVNPNEAQVVQFFGRYLGSIRTAGLHWTLPLTARRRVTLRVRNFETERLKVADADGNPVEIAAVVVWRVVDSANAVFSVDHYVDYVAVQAEAAVRHLATSYPYEAHDSGRASLRDSSVVSEELTAELRERAELAGVEILESRITHLAYAPEIAHAMLARQQASAVVAARFRIVEGAVGMVSDALERLRAEHVIELDEERKAQMVSNLLVVLCSDRAVQPVVNAGSLYS from the coding sequence ATGGAACGTGCTGTCTTCCGGGTTTCCGGCTTCCTGGCAATCGGTGCGCTGGCCGCGTTGGGCCTGCTCACAGCAGTTATCGTGCTGATCGCCGTCGGCCCACCCACCGATTTCGCCGCCTCCGCCGGTGCGGTCGCCTGGCTCGTCGTTCCCGCGACGATCTACGCCGCCGTGCTCGCCGTCATGGCCACCGGGTTCACCGTCGTCAACCCCAACGAAGCCCAGGTGGTGCAGTTCTTCGGCCGGTACCTCGGCTCGATCCGCACGGCCGGCCTGCACTGGACCTTGCCGTTGACCGCCCGCCGCCGGGTCACCCTGCGGGTGCGCAACTTCGAGACCGAACGACTCAAGGTCGCCGACGCCGACGGCAACCCGGTAGAGATCGCCGCCGTCGTGGTCTGGCGGGTCGTCGACTCGGCCAACGCCGTGTTCTCCGTCGACCACTACGTCGACTACGTCGCGGTGCAGGCCGAAGCGGCGGTCCGGCACCTGGCCACCAGCTACCCGTACGAGGCCCACGACAGCGGCCGGGCCAGCCTGCGGGACAGCTCGGTGGTGTCCGAGGAACTCACCGCCGAGCTGCGGGAGCGGGCCGAGCTCGCCGGCGTCGAGATCCTGGAGTCGCGGATCACCCACCTCGCGTACGCACCCGAGATCGCGCACGCGATGCTGGCCCGCCAGCAGGCGTCCGCAGTGGTCGCGGCCCGGTTCCGCATCGTCGAGGGGGCCGTCGGCATGGTCTCCGACGCCCTGGAACGGCTGCGCGCCGAGCACGTCATCGAGCTCGACGAGGAGCGCAAGGCCCAGATGGTGTCCAACCTGCTGGTGGTGCTCTGCAGCGACCGGGCGGTGCAGCCGGTGGTCAACGCGGGATCTCTCTACAGCTGA
- the thrB gene encoding homoserine kinase produces the protein MGISFVPGPVTVRVPATSANLGPGFDTFGLALSHHDEVTARVTPGGCRVEITGEGAGELPVDDSHLVVRAMHATFDALGARPPGLALSCVNRIPQARGMGSSSAAIVAGVQLARGLVVDGVARLDAAAALRVAAVLEGHPDNVAPCLLGGFTIAWTEPDGARAVSLPVAPGVSVTVFVPTQRGLTEVARAALPTRVPHSDAAFTAGRAALLVHAITADPALLFAATEDRLHQDYRAAGMPGSADLIARLRVAGVAAVVSGAGPSVLALTEVPADFCPGMDWQTHSLLVDVAGSRIEGAIVGHAERDPVAAGRKS, from the coding sequence ATGGGCATCAGCTTCGTCCCCGGGCCGGTCACCGTGCGGGTCCCGGCGACCAGTGCCAACCTCGGTCCCGGGTTCGACACGTTCGGGCTGGCGCTGAGCCACCACGACGAGGTCACCGCCCGGGTGACACCCGGTGGCTGTCGGGTGGAGATCACCGGGGAGGGCGCGGGCGAGTTGCCCGTCGACGACAGCCATCTCGTGGTGCGCGCGATGCACGCGACATTCGACGCGCTCGGTGCCCGGCCGCCCGGTCTCGCCCTCAGCTGCGTCAACCGGATCCCGCAGGCCCGGGGGATGGGCTCGTCGTCCGCCGCGATCGTGGCCGGCGTACAGCTGGCCCGGGGCCTGGTCGTCGACGGCGTCGCGCGGCTGGACGCCGCCGCCGCGCTGCGCGTGGCCGCCGTCCTGGAGGGCCACCCGGACAACGTGGCACCGTGCCTGCTCGGCGGGTTCACCATCGCCTGGACCGAGCCGGACGGCGCTCGAGCGGTGTCGTTGCCGGTGGCCCCGGGAGTGTCGGTGACCGTCTTCGTGCCGACCCAGCGCGGTCTGACGGAGGTCGCGCGCGCCGCGTTGCCGACAAGGGTTCCGCACTCCGACGCCGCGTTCACGGCCGGCCGGGCCGCGTTGCTGGTTCACGCGATCACCGCGGATCCGGCGCTGCTGTTCGCGGCGACCGAAGACCGGTTGCACCAGGACTACCGGGCGGCGGGAATGCCGGGTAGCGCCGACCTGATCGCCCGACTCAGAGTGGCTGGTGTGGCTGCCGTGGTCAGTGGGGCCGGGCCGAGTGTGTTGGCGTTGACCGAGGTACCGGCGGATTTCTGTCCGGGAATGGACTGGCAGACACATTCGTTGCTGGTAGACGTTGCCGGATCGCGGATCGAAGGCGCTATAGTAGGACACGCCGAGCGGGACCCTGTTGCCGCAGGTCGGAAGAGTTGA
- the rho gene encoding transcription termination factor Rho, with protein MSDTTDMTSDVSNVADDTTAAPARRRRSGTGLSAMLLPELQSLAASLGISGTARMRKSELIVSITERQAGGGAPRPRAEVAAATAPPREEVRAEVRTEPERRDGGAERRDGEQLAIVDEPAARERPTRRGRSSRAALESPVGDAETATTTTESGERGDGRGERPTEGRSGDGRNAEGRSGGDGRGSEGRNAEGRNGRDRGERADRGDRNNDRGDRSERGDRNNDRNDRNDRNNDRGPRDSRDSDDGDDDGSGRRGRRSRFRDRRRRGDRGDGAETGGGSGGGGGREPQVSEDDVLVPVAGILDVLDNYAFVRTTGYLAGPNDVYVSMSQVKKHGLRRGDAVTGAVRASREGEQRRDKYNPLVRLDTINGMEPDEARQRPEFYKLTPLYPQDRLRLETEPHILTTRVIDLVMPIGKGQRALIVSPPKAGKTMVLQAIANAITQNNPECHLMVVLVDERPEEVTDMQRSVKGEVVAATFDRPPQDHTTVAELAIERAKRLVELGHDVVVLLDSVTRLGRSYNLAAPASGRIMSGGIDSTALYPPKRFLGAARNIENGGSLTILATALVETGSMMDTVIFEEFKGTGNAELKLDRKIADKRVFPAIDIHPSGTRKEEILLAPEELAITHKLRKVLHSLDSQGGLDLLLDRLKQSRTNIEFLMQIAKSTPGE; from the coding sequence TTGAGCGACACCACCGACATGACGTCGGATGTCTCCAACGTCGCTGACGACACCACCGCTGCTCCTGCCCGCCGTCGGCGGTCTGGCACCGGGCTGTCCGCGATGCTTCTGCCGGAGTTGCAGAGCCTCGCCGCGTCGCTCGGCATCTCCGGCACCGCCCGGATGCGCAAGAGCGAGTTGATCGTCTCGATCACCGAGCGTCAGGCCGGTGGGGGCGCCCCGCGGCCGCGCGCAGAGGTCGCGGCGGCTACCGCACCCCCTCGGGAAGAGGTTCGCGCCGAGGTGCGCACCGAACCGGAGCGCCGTGACGGCGGGGCCGAGCGGCGCGATGGCGAGCAACTCGCCATCGTCGACGAACCAGCGGCCCGCGAGCGGCCCACCCGCCGTGGCCGGTCGAGCCGGGCGGCGCTGGAGTCCCCGGTCGGTGACGCGGAGACGGCGACGACGACCACGGAGTCCGGCGAGCGCGGCGACGGTCGGGGCGAGCGCCCCACCGAGGGCCGTAGCGGCGACGGCCGTAACGCCGAGGGCCGAAGCGGCGGCGACGGCCGTGGCAGCGAGGGCCGTAACGCTGAGGGCCGTAACGGGCGTGACCGGGGCGAGCGGGCCGACCGCGGCGACCGCAACAACGACCGGGGCGACCGGTCCGAGCGCGGCGACCGCAACAACGACCGCAACGACCGCAACGACCGCAACAACGACCGTGGTCCGCGGGACAGTCGCGACAGCGACGACGGCGACGACGACGGCAGCGGCCGGCGTGGCCGCCGCAGCCGGTTCCGGGACCGCCGTCGGCGGGGGGACCGCGGTGACGGCGCCGAGACCGGCGGAGGCAGCGGCGGTGGTGGTGGCCGCGAGCCACAGGTCTCCGAGGACGACGTGCTCGTGCCGGTCGCCGGCATCCTCGACGTGCTGGACAACTACGCGTTCGTCCGGACCACCGGCTACCTCGCCGGCCCGAACGACGTCTACGTCTCCATGTCCCAGGTCAAGAAGCACGGCCTGCGGCGCGGCGACGCGGTCACCGGCGCGGTGCGCGCCTCCCGTGAGGGGGAGCAGCGGCGCGACAAGTACAACCCGCTGGTCCGGCTGGACACCATCAACGGCATGGAGCCGGACGAGGCCCGCCAGCGGCCCGAGTTCTACAAGCTCACCCCGCTCTACCCGCAGGACCGCCTGCGGCTGGAGACCGAGCCGCACATCCTCACCACCCGGGTCATCGACCTGGTGATGCCGATCGGCAAGGGGCAGCGGGCCCTGATCGTCTCACCGCCGAAGGCCGGCAAGACCATGGTGCTGCAGGCGATCGCCAACGCGATCACCCAGAACAATCCCGAGTGCCACCTGATGGTCGTCCTGGTCGACGAGCGGCCCGAAGAGGTCACCGACATGCAGCGGTCGGTGAAGGGCGAGGTCGTCGCGGCCACCTTCGACCGGCCGCCGCAGGACCACACCACGGTCGCGGAGCTGGCCATCGAGCGGGCGAAGCGCCTGGTCGAGCTCGGCCACGACGTGGTCGTGCTGCTCGACTCGGTGACCCGACTCGGCCGCTCGTACAACCTGGCCGCACCGGCCAGTGGGCGGATCATGTCCGGTGGTATCGACTCGACGGCGCTCTACCCGCCGAAGCGGTTCCTCGGCGCGGCCCGCAACATCGAGAACGGCGGCTCGTTGACCATCCTCGCCACCGCACTGGTGGAGACCGGATCCATGATGGATACGGTGATCTTCGAGGAGTTCAAGGGCACCGGCAACGCCGAGCTCAAGCTGGACCGCAAGATCGCCGACAAGCGGGTCTTCCCGGCGATCGACATCCACCCCTCCGGCACCCGTAAGGAGGAGATCCTGCTCGCGCCGGAGGAGTTGGCGATCACCCACAAGCTGCGTAAGGTGCTCCACTCGCTGGACTCGCAGGGCGGTCTGGACCTGCTGCTGGACCGACTCAAGCAGAGCCGGACCAACATCGAGTTCCTGATGCAGATCGCCAAGTCGACACCGGGGGAGTGA
- the rpmE gene encoding 50S ribosomal protein L31: MKKDIHPQYVTTEVTCSCGASFTTRSTATSGKIHAETCSACHPFYTGKQRVLDTAGRVAKFQQKYAKAQANKTK; the protein is encoded by the coding sequence GTGAAGAAGGACATCCACCCGCAGTACGTGACCACCGAGGTCACCTGCTCCTGCGGCGCCTCGTTCACCACCCGCAGCACCGCGACCAGCGGCAAGATCCACGCCGAGACCTGCAGCGCTTGCCACCCGTTCTACACCGGTAAGCAGCGCGTCCTCGACACCGCGGGCCGGGTGGCCAAGTTCCAGCAGAAGTACGCGAAGGCCCAGGCCAACAAGACCAAGTAG
- the prfA gene encoding peptide chain release factor 1, with product MSSERLAGLLDEYAELEKQLADPGLHADQATARRVGRRFAELAPLHKAAAELADARADLVAARELVGEDPAFGAEADAIAATLPALEARLAELLIPRDPHDAKDVIVEIKAGEGGAESALFAGDLLRMYVRYAERHGWQTEVLDSQDSDLGGVKDVSLAVKSKGVPEGGNGVWSRLKWEGGVHRVQRVPVTESQGRIHTSAAGVLVLPEAEDVDVSIDPNDLRIDVFRSSGPGGQSVNTTDSAVRITHLPTGIVVSCQNEKSQLQNREQAMRILRARLLVAAQEQADAAASDVRRSQIRTVDRSERIRTYNFPANRITDHRIGYTAYNLDLALGGELDGVLDALAQADRAARLAGDTELTRR from the coding sequence ATGAGCAGCGAACGCCTGGCCGGGCTACTCGACGAGTACGCCGAGCTGGAGAAGCAGCTGGCCGACCCGGGCCTGCACGCCGACCAGGCGACCGCCCGCCGCGTCGGCCGCCGGTTCGCCGAGTTGGCGCCGCTGCACAAGGCCGCCGCTGAGCTCGCCGACGCCCGCGCCGACCTGGTCGCCGCCCGCGAACTCGTGGGTGAGGATCCGGCGTTCGGCGCCGAGGCCGACGCGATCGCGGCCACCCTGCCGGCGCTGGAGGCCCGCCTCGCCGAGCTGCTGATCCCCCGTGACCCGCACGACGCCAAGGACGTCATCGTCGAGATCAAGGCCGGTGAGGGCGGTGCGGAGTCCGCACTGTTCGCCGGCGACCTGCTGCGCATGTACGTGCGGTACGCCGAGCGGCACGGCTGGCAGACCGAGGTCCTCGACTCGCAGGACTCCGACCTCGGCGGGGTCAAGGACGTCTCCCTCGCGGTCAAGTCGAAGGGCGTGCCGGAGGGCGGCAACGGCGTCTGGTCCCGGCTCAAGTGGGAAGGCGGCGTACACCGGGTGCAGCGGGTGCCGGTCACCGAATCGCAGGGCCGGATCCACACCAGCGCCGCCGGTGTGCTGGTGCTGCCCGAAGCCGAGGACGTCGACGTCAGCATCGACCCGAACGACCTGCGCATCGACGTGTTCCGCTCGTCCGGACCCGGCGGCCAGTCGGTCAACACCACCGACTCGGCGGTACGGATCACCCACCTGCCGACCGGGATCGTGGTGTCCTGCCAGAACGAGAAGAGTCAGCTGCAGAACCGGGAGCAGGCGATGCGGATCCTGCGGGCCCGGCTGCTCGTCGCCGCCCAGGAACAGGCCGACGCCGCCGCGTCCGACGTGCGCCGGTCCCAGATCCGCACCGTCGACCGCTCGGAACGGATCCGCACCTACAACTTTCCCGCGAACCGGATCACCGATCATCGGATCGGCTACACCGCGTACAACCTGGATCTGGCGCTCGGCGGGGAGCTCGACGGCGTCCTCGACGCGCTGGCCCAGGCGGACCGGGCGGCGCGACTCGCCGGCGACACCGAGCTGACTCGCCGCTGA
- a CDS encoding GGDEF domain-containing protein → MGWVDRLTDQAEALMQARALMESSRSAEACVAFERVIQDSRDPYVRADALVQRLSALLNLGRSAEYAVAVDRAFDAARDVDEPYLHGHLHALAALAAHHQGAFDRCVTHLVQASRSLGAAPDVDRETAWGWHDLAMAYSYLSFHGYALSAIERARQLGNATGIPEETFAAPGIRLRNAVALDHHGDTDGCLRVLRDIGTDLVKFVRVGRTDLLRPSSRVAYGYALARLAALGEPTRLPAGAPEATRLMIDGGDSARARDLRQLGAVCLAIAADRPAEAVIRLNAAMVSAETLGAAEPARLRSVAHTRSGDHAAAHDADRYAFRLATQRNDRLRDMYMDGIAARLDHEEMRRAAAQYTEEALTDPLTGLANRRQLDLYVSDMAARGDRAVVMLCDLDGFKSVNAVHGHHSGDLVLQRVAGVINRVMRRGDFVARYGGDEFVVVLPGAGRAEAADVARRISAAIATEEWESLVPGTPVGVSVGYAEVSGSGPALRDALGRAFDVAARQLRAAREHPHPVA, encoded by the coding sequence GTGGGTTGGGTCGACCGGCTCACCGACCAGGCCGAGGCCCTGATGCAGGCTCGGGCGCTGATGGAGAGCAGCCGCTCGGCTGAGGCCTGTGTCGCCTTCGAGCGGGTGATCCAGGACAGCCGGGACCCGTACGTGCGGGCCGACGCGCTGGTGCAGCGGCTGTCCGCGCTGCTGAACCTGGGCCGCTCCGCCGAATACGCGGTGGCCGTGGATCGGGCGTTCGACGCCGCCCGCGACGTCGACGAGCCCTACCTGCACGGGCACCTGCACGCGCTCGCCGCGCTCGCCGCCCACCACCAGGGCGCGTTCGACCGCTGCGTGACCCACCTGGTGCAGGCTTCCCGGTCGCTGGGTGCCGCCCCGGACGTCGACCGGGAGACCGCCTGGGGCTGGCACGACCTGGCGATGGCCTACTCCTACCTCAGCTTCCACGGGTACGCGTTGAGTGCGATCGAGCGCGCCCGGCAGCTCGGCAACGCCACCGGCATCCCGGAGGAGACGTTCGCCGCGCCGGGCATCCGGCTGCGCAACGCGGTCGCCCTGGACCACCACGGCGACACCGACGGCTGCCTGCGGGTGCTCCGCGACATCGGCACCGACCTGGTCAAGTTCGTGCGGGTCGGCCGCACCGACCTGCTGCGCCCGAGCAGCCGGGTGGCGTACGGGTACGCCCTGGCCCGGCTCGCGGCGCTGGGCGAGCCGACCCGGCTGCCGGCCGGCGCGCCGGAGGCGACCCGGTTGATGATCGACGGCGGGGACAGCGCCCGGGCCCGGGACCTGCGTCAGCTCGGCGCGGTCTGCCTGGCGATCGCCGCGGACCGGCCGGCCGAGGCGGTGATCCGGCTGAACGCGGCCATGGTCTCCGCCGAGACCCTCGGCGCGGCGGAGCCGGCCCGGTTGCGCAGTGTCGCGCACACCCGGTCCGGTGACCACGCCGCCGCGCACGACGCCGACCGGTACGCGTTCCGCCTCGCCACCCAACGCAACGACCGGCTGCGGGACATGTACATGGACGGCATCGCCGCCCGGCTGGACCACGAGGAGATGCGCCGCGCCGCCGCCCAGTACACCGAGGAGGCGCTGACCGACCCGCTGACCGGGCTGGCCAACCGCCGCCAGCTCGACCTGTACGTGTCGGACATGGCGGCCCGGGGCGACCGGGCCGTGGTGATGCTCTGTGACCTCGACGGCTTCAAGTCGGTCAACGCCGTCCACGGTCACCACTCCGGTGATCTGGTGCTGCAGCGCGTCGCCGGTGTGATCAACCGGGTGATGCGCCGAGGCGACTTCGTGGCCCGCTACGGCGGCGACGAGTTCGTGGTGGTGCTGCCCGGTGCCGGCCGGGCCGAGGCCGCGGACGTCGCCCGGCGGATCAGCGCGGCGATCGCCACCGAGGAGTGGGAGTCGCTGGTGCCGGGCACCCCGGTCGGGGTGAGCGTCGGCTACGCCGAGGTCAGTGGATCCGGGCCGGCGCTGCGCGACGCCCTCGGCCGGGCGTTCGACGTCGCGGCCCGGCAACTGCGGGCCGCCCGGGAGCATCCGCACCCGGTGGCGTGA
- the prmC gene encoding peptide chain release factor N(5)-glutamine methyltransferase, giving the protein MNGLSENTSGAADRMPIWAALAAATAQLAGCGVVSARVDAELIAASVLGIARGRLALSSGFDATGRARFGELVSRRAAGEPVQHLTGSAPFRYLELAVGPGVFVPRPETELLAGAGIEAIREQVATVVDLCSGSGAVALAVAHEVPTARVIAVERSAESLDWLRRNAGRRAAAGDRPIEVVPGDVTDPDLLAELTGQVDVVLCNPPYVPDGTPVPPEVAGHDPVEAVFGGPDGLAVIRPVVSRAAALLRPGGLFGVEHDDSHADAVVALIVADGRFTDVAGQCDLAGRPRYVTAHRAD; this is encoded by the coding sequence GTGAACGGCTTGTCAGAAAACACCTCCGGGGCGGCGGATCGGATGCCGATTTGGGCCGCGTTGGCCGCCGCGACCGCCCAGCTGGCCGGTTGCGGGGTCGTCTCCGCCCGGGTCGACGCGGAGCTGATCGCCGCCTCAGTACTGGGCATCGCGCGGGGTCGACTCGCGCTGAGCAGCGGCTTCGACGCCACCGGCCGGGCCCGGTTCGGCGAGTTGGTGTCGCGCCGGGCGGCCGGCGAGCCGGTGCAGCACCTCACCGGATCGGCACCGTTTCGTTATCTGGAACTCGCGGTCGGGCCCGGTGTCTTCGTACCCCGGCCGGAGACCGAGTTGCTCGCCGGTGCCGGCATCGAGGCGATACGTGAGCAGGTTGCCACCGTCGTCGACCTCTGCAGCGGCAGCGGTGCGGTGGCGCTGGCGGTCGCACACGAGGTGCCGACGGCCCGGGTGATCGCCGTGGAACGCTCCGCCGAGAGTCTCGACTGGCTACGCCGCAACGCGGGGCGGCGGGCGGCGGCCGGCGACCGGCCGATCGAGGTGGTGCCCGGCGACGTCACCGACCCCGACCTGCTCGCCGAGCTGACCGGCCAGGTCGACGTGGTGCTGTGCAACCCGCCGTACGTCCCGGACGGCACGCCGGTGCCGCCGGAGGTCGCCGGGCACGACCCGGTGGAGGCGGTCTTCGGCGGCCCGGACGGCCTCGCCGTCATCCGCCCGGTGGTGTCCCGGGCGGCGGCCCTGCTGCGCCCCGGCGGGCTGTTCGGGGTCGAACACGACGACAGCCACGCGGACGCCGTCGTCGCCCTGATCGTCGCCGACGGGCGGTTCACCGACGTCGCCGGGCAGTGCGACCTCGCCGGACGACCCCGCTACGTGACCGCCCACCGGGCCGACTGA
- a CDS encoding L-threonylcarbamoyladenylate synthase: MLYDCRSAADRDKGIAAAIEAVKNGELVVLPTDTVYGVGADAFTAYAVTALLNAKGRDRQMPPPVLVGSRHTLDGLVLILPQTARDLADAFWPGALTMIVEHAPSLNWDLGDTNGTVAVRMPLHPVALEVLRETGPMAVSSANKTGRPAAVTAAEARDQLGYSVRTYLEAGPCPDPVPSTIVDLTGDVPRVVRAGAIPIEKLRDVVPDIVGTES; encoded by the coding sequence ATGCTCTATGACTGCCGGTCCGCCGCCGACCGCGACAAAGGCATCGCCGCGGCGATCGAGGCGGTCAAGAACGGCGAGCTGGTCGTGCTGCCGACGGACACCGTCTACGGGGTCGGCGCCGACGCCTTCACCGCGTACGCGGTGACCGCCCTGCTCAACGCCAAGGGCCGCGACCGGCAGATGCCGCCGCCGGTGCTGGTCGGCTCCCGACACACCCTCGACGGACTGGTGCTGATCCTGCCGCAGACCGCCCGCGATCTGGCCGACGCGTTCTGGCCGGGCGCGCTCACGATGATCGTCGAGCACGCGCCGAGCCTGAACTGGGATCTCGGCGACACCAACGGGACGGTGGCGGTGCGGATGCCGTTGCACCCGGTGGCGCTGGAGGTGCTGCGGGAGACCGGGCCGATGGCGGTGTCGTCGGCGAACAAGACCGGCCGGCCGGCGGCGGTCACCGCCGCCGAGGCCCGTGACCAGCTCGGCTACTCGGTGCGGACCTACCTGGAGGCGGGGCCCTGCCCGGACCCGGTGCCGAGCACCATCGTGGATCTGACCGGGGACGTCCCCCGAGTGGTCCGCGCCGGGGCGATCCCGATCGAGAAGCTGCGCGACGTGGTGCCGGACATCGTCGGTACGGAGTCCTGA
- a CDS encoding arsenate reductase/protein-tyrosine-phosphatase family protein: MPPFTVLHVCMGNICRSPMAERLLVLAVRERLGRLDPATEVPPVEELLHSHSAGTGGWHAGEEMNPPAARQVIARGGEVDGFAARKLRSDQIDAADLVLTATADQLEYVLALRPDAADRTFVLGEFGRLLPAVDAGALPAAAATPEAMYARGVAVVAAVAAARDGSGPQPGDDLDDPWGRGDHTFARVADEVEETVGALGVALLP, encoded by the coding sequence GTGCCGCCGTTCACCGTTCTCCACGTCTGCATGGGCAACATCTGCCGGTCCCCGATGGCCGAGCGGCTGCTCGTCCTCGCGGTGCGGGAACGCCTGGGCCGGCTCGACCCGGCGACCGAGGTGCCGCCGGTGGAGGAGCTGCTGCACAGCCACAGCGCCGGCACCGGCGGCTGGCACGCCGGCGAGGAGATGAACCCGCCCGCCGCCCGCCAGGTGATCGCCCGCGGCGGCGAGGTCGACGGGTTCGCCGCCCGTAAGCTGCGTTCGGACCAGATCGACGCGGCCGACCTGGTGCTCACCGCCACCGCCGACCAGTTGGAGTACGTACTGGCGTTGCGGCCGGACGCCGCCGACCGCACGTTCGTGCTCGGTGAGTTCGGCCGGTTGCTGCCGGCGGTGGACGCCGGTGCGCTGCCGGCGGCCGCGGCCACCCCGGAGGCCATGTACGCCCGGGGGGTGGCGGTGGTCGCGGCGGTCGCGGCGGCCCGCGACGGCTCGGGTCCGCAGCCCGGCGACGACCTGGACGATCCGTGGGGCCGTGGCGATCACACCTTCGCCCGGGTGGCCGACGAGGTCGAGGAGACGGTGGGGGCGCTCGGCGTGGCGCTGCTGCCCTGA